A genomic stretch from Thermodesulforhabdus norvegica includes:
- a CDS encoding thioredoxin family protein: MKRTAMWVLAVLVLAGVIGPWARAQDDSRTEIPVPGMVTLVDLGAHKCIPCKMMAPILDELRKEYDGRAAVLFIDVWENREAARRFGIRAIPTQIFYDKEGREVFRHVGFMDKESIVRVFRKLGVE; this comes from the coding sequence ATGAAGCGAACGGCGATGTGGGTGTTGGCGGTTCTCGTTCTGGCGGGCGTTATTGGCCCCTGGGCCCGGGCCCAGGATGATTCCAGAACCGAGATACCCGTTCCCGGGATGGTCACGCTGGTGGATCTGGGGGCGCACAAGTGCATCCCTTGCAAGATGATGGCTCCCATCCTGGACGAGCTCAGGAAGGAATATGATGGAAGGGCCGCCGTACTTTTCATCGATGTATGGGAAAACCGGGAGGCGGCCCGACGGTTCGGGATCCGCGCCATCCCCACGCAGATCTTCTACGACAAGGAAGGCCGGGAGGTGTTCCGGCACGTGGGGTTTATGGACAAAGAGAGCATCGTCCGCGTGTTCCGTAAGTTGGGAGTGGAATGA
- a CDS encoding TolC family protein, with product MIIFRVSALALCLVLVLGLTSPAGAGSETFDLAACVAKALAKNPEVRELELGIRAADEEITKSRAAFFPSLDLESSYTRYGEPQRVVAAHANNEPGVFDRDLFDTAITARLPLFEGGRRWAQVRIAELGKDAAVSRFDAGRQDLVLNVASAYYKILQLDRVLEATRGSRRALAAQEELVRHQLEVGRAAPVDHMKIRVRLASLDQKISSLEADRRVLLVFLGRLMGLDLNSRPDFDIAGTLETPEVRIPSLEEGLAEALQARPEHKTAVLNLEQARQAVRVALADVFPRIQAFGRYGLRSGLPYDQDGPAGAIDHEDTWAAGIQATLPLFRGGAVQASIRQARLREKQAQERLRAVDLKIREEVERAHARLRDSVDRLQVTRSAVAVAEETLRIEQDKYQAGKNTINDVLDAQAALLQAQVEYSQAQVDAQLALLEWRRAVGEDLTRLASGK from the coding sequence ATGATCATCTTCCGTGTTTCCGCCCTAGCTCTATGCCTGGTGCTCGTTCTGGGCCTTACGAGCCCGGCAGGCGCCGGCTCCGAGACTTTCGATCTGGCCGCCTGTGTGGCGAAGGCCCTGGCCAAGAACCCCGAGGTTCGGGAGCTGGAACTGGGGATTCGAGCGGCCGATGAGGAGATCACGAAAAGCCGTGCCGCCTTTTTCCCGTCCCTCGACCTGGAATCTTCCTACACCCGCTACGGGGAGCCCCAAAGGGTGGTGGCGGCCCATGCCAACAACGAACCGGGCGTTTTCGACCGGGACCTGTTCGATACGGCCATAACGGCTCGTTTGCCGCTCTTCGAAGGCGGAAGACGGTGGGCTCAGGTGCGGATCGCGGAACTGGGAAAGGACGCGGCGGTTTCGCGCTTTGACGCCGGCCGCCAGGATTTGGTCCTGAACGTGGCGTCCGCCTACTATAAGATCCTCCAGCTGGATCGCGTGCTGGAAGCCACTCGGGGATCGCGCCGTGCCCTGGCCGCCCAGGAAGAGCTGGTGAGGCATCAGCTGGAAGTGGGCCGGGCGGCCCCCGTGGATCACATGAAAATCCGGGTGCGTCTGGCCAGTCTGGACCAGAAGATCTCCTCTCTGGAAGCGGACCGCCGGGTTCTTCTGGTCTTTCTCGGGCGGTTGATGGGCCTGGATCTCAACAGTCGCCCCGACTTCGACATCGCCGGAACCCTGGAGACACCGGAGGTGAGGATTCCCTCCCTTGAAGAGGGCCTGGCGGAGGCCCTGCAGGCACGTCCCGAACACAAAACGGCGGTGCTCAACCTGGAGCAGGCGCGCCAGGCGGTTCGAGTGGCCCTGGCCGATGTCTTTCCGCGGATCCAGGCCTTCGGCCGCTACGGGCTGCGAAGCGGTCTTCCCTACGATCAGGACGGCCCTGCCGGTGCCATCGATCATGAAGACACCTGGGCGGCCGGAATCCAGGCCACCCTGCCGCTCTTTCGAGGAGGTGCCGTTCAGGCGTCAATTCGCCAGGCCCGTCTCCGGGAAAAGCAGGCGCAGGAGCGCCTTCGGGCCGTGGATCTTAAGATCCGGGAAGAGGTGGAGCGGGCTCACGCGCGATTGAGGGACAGCGTGGATCGCCTTCAGGTCACCCGGTCCGCTGTGGCGGTGGCCGAGGAGACCCTTCGTATCGAACAGGATAAATACCAGGCGGGTAAGAACACGATAAACGACGTCCTGGACGCTCAGGCGGCCTTGCTGCAGGCTCAGGTGGAATACAGCCAGGCCCAGGTGGACGCTCAACTGGCCCTTCTGGAATGGCGTCGGGCCGTGGGAGAGGATCTCACCCGCCTCGCCAGCGGAAAGTGA
- the fabD gene encoding ACP S-malonyltransferase yields MMKWVFLFPGQGSQYVGMGKIFYEEYREIRSLFEEAGDLLKMDLVKLCFDGPEEELVKTRNVQPAITVVNIACYRVLEMHGIYPVAAAGHSLGEYSALYAAGVLSLHDVLKLVKARGEYMDEAAQKNPGGMLAVIGADDDTVARICIESGAEIANINSYDQIILTGSYDEIKAAERLCKELKVRRCIRLNVSGPWHSKYMKGAQEKFLDFLNKCDFRDPRIPIVANLDGRPVSNGEDARYKLGKQISSSVMWRQSMEWFIGNGYSHFVEVGPKQVLGGIAKKIDKSCVVAGVEDSETLLRFLQRNNNRS; encoded by the coding sequence ATGATGAAGTGGGTGTTTCTGTTTCCGGGTCAGGGATCTCAGTATGTTGGCATGGGAAAAATATTTTATGAAGAGTACAGAGAAATTCGAAGTTTATTTGAGGAGGCCGGCGATCTTTTGAAAATGGATTTGGTAAAGCTATGTTTTGATGGCCCGGAGGAGGAGCTTGTTAAAACGAGAAATGTCCAGCCGGCCATCACCGTTGTTAATATAGCCTGTTACAGAGTTCTTGAGATGCACGGTATATATCCGGTAGCCGCGGCAGGACACAGCCTCGGGGAATACAGTGCATTGTACGCTGCCGGTGTGCTATCCCTGCATGACGTTCTTAAGCTGGTTAAGGCTCGCGGTGAATACATGGATGAGGCAGCACAGAAAAACCCCGGTGGTATGCTGGCGGTAATAGGCGCCGATGATGATACGGTTGCCAGAATATGTATAGAGTCAGGTGCCGAGATTGCTAACATTAATTCCTATGACCAGATAATTCTCACGGGCTCTTATGATGAGATAAAGGCCGCCGAACGCCTGTGTAAGGAACTCAAGGTCAGGCGGTGCATTCGTCTTAACGTGAGTGGCCCCTGGCACAGTAAGTACATGAAAGGTGCTCAGGAAAAATTTCTGGATTTTTTGAACAAGTGCGATTTTAGAGATCCCCGCATACCTATAGTGGCAAATCTGGACGGACGTCCTGTCAGTAATGGTGAGGATGCGCGATATAAACTCGGGAAGCAGATAAGCTCTTCCGTTATGTGGCGGCAAAGCATGGAATGGTTTATAGGTAATGGTTACAGTCATTTCGTTGAAGTAGGTCCAAAGCAGGTTCTCGGGGGAATTGCGAAGAAAATAGATAAATCCTGTGTGGTGGCAGGTGTTGAAGATAGTGAAACTTTGCTCAGGTTTTTGCAAAGGAACAATAACCGAAGCTAA
- a CDS encoding efflux RND transporter periplasmic adaptor subunit — MGTKRIAKRLMVVGICLLVVVGLAMGVKKARRRLASAPRWKPRPVPVQVGRAVAETLRDTVHYLGHLETVATVKVAPRITASVVNVRVDEGDTVREGDLLVELDDRDIRAEVRALTARVESLEAKQASLEASIAAARQNVAFLRTEFERDRKLYEKKGISASALDASRNRLDTAVGALNSMLAELRSVGREREAAEAQRDEALTRLSYTRIVAPVSGVVTRRLVDAGDLAKPGQPLLELMDCSSAKIVFEAVQEDLGLMRPGLKVLIHRPEGMSPLPEEAFISRVFPALEGSKSVRVEADIPWNCSQPVRPGSYFGLDVAVREGTGVTVPRRAVVETDGRSFVFAVRSGRLQKIPVRVVFMTEDRALVEGDLREDESVAVGEYLQWIRWHEGMAVTEEVGA; from the coding sequence ATGGGAACCAAGCGCATCGCCAAAAGGCTTATGGTTGTGGGGATTTGTCTTCTCGTGGTGGTGGGACTGGCCATGGGCGTGAAAAAGGCGCGAAGAAGGCTGGCGTCTGCGCCCCGATGGAAGCCGAGGCCCGTTCCCGTCCAAGTGGGCCGGGCCGTTGCCGAAACCCTGCGCGACACGGTGCACTATCTGGGGCACCTGGAAACGGTCGCGACGGTGAAAGTGGCACCCCGCATCACGGCGTCCGTGGTGAATGTGCGGGTGGATGAAGGAGATACGGTCCGGGAAGGGGACCTGCTCGTGGAACTGGACGATCGGGACATCCGGGCGGAAGTGCGCGCCCTCACGGCTCGGGTGGAATCCCTGGAAGCCAAGCAGGCGTCCCTGGAAGCGTCCATCGCGGCGGCTCGTCAAAACGTGGCCTTTCTGCGCACCGAATTTGAACGGGATCGAAAACTTTACGAAAAAAAGGGGATCAGCGCTTCGGCCCTGGATGCCTCCCGAAACCGGCTGGACACGGCGGTGGGAGCGCTGAATTCCATGCTGGCGGAGCTACGGAGCGTTGGCCGGGAGAGGGAAGCCGCTGAGGCGCAACGGGACGAGGCCCTGACCAGGCTTTCCTACACTCGCATCGTCGCCCCCGTTTCCGGAGTGGTGACACGGCGTCTGGTGGACGCGGGGGACCTGGCCAAGCCCGGCCAGCCGCTCCTGGAGCTCATGGACTGTTCGTCGGCCAAGATCGTTTTTGAGGCGGTACAGGAAGACCTGGGGCTAATGCGCCCGGGCCTGAAGGTCCTGATTCACCGGCCGGAAGGCATGTCCCCTTTGCCCGAGGAGGCTTTCATCAGCCGGGTGTTTCCCGCCCTGGAAGGGAGCAAGTCGGTGCGGGTGGAGGCGGACATCCCCTGGAACTGTTCGCAGCCCGTGCGGCCGGGGTCCTATTTCGGCCTGGATGTGGCGGTACGGGAAGGCACAGGCGTGACGGTCCCTCGCCGGGCGGTGGTGGAAACGGACGGAAGGTCCTTCGTTTTTGCCGTTCGCTCCGGACGATTGCAGAAGATCCCGGTGCGTGTGGTCTTCATGACGGAAGACCGGGCGCTGGTGGAGGGGGACCTGCGGGAAGACGAATCGGTGGCCGTGGGTGAATACCTGCAGTGGATTCGTTGGCATGAAGGCATGGCGGTGACGGAGGAGGTGGGGGCATGA
- a CDS encoding cytochrome c biogenesis CcdA family protein produces the protein MDQFFIAVNQWMSGQGALAFLGCFLWGMISVALSPCHMASIPLVVSYVAGQNRLLEPREAARYAVVFTLGLFITIAVIGAVCALLGRMLGDVSPYWTILVGLVLLWVACDMMGVPICRLPGANLGRFPLRGLPGALVLGLSYGVLSGSCTFGFIAPILAVITIQQKILTGLGYILSFGIGHCLPIAVAGSFTALIRKVMENGVFQERSQWFRRAAGGAIAVLGIYFIVRPFLSS, from the coding sequence ATGGATCAATTCTTTATCGCCGTCAATCAATGGATGAGCGGGCAGGGGGCCCTGGCCTTTCTGGGGTGCTTTCTGTGGGGGATGATTTCGGTGGCCCTGAGTCCCTGTCACATGGCGTCCATTCCCTTGGTGGTGAGCTACGTGGCCGGCCAAAACCGGCTTCTCGAACCCCGGGAGGCGGCTCGGTATGCCGTCGTTTTTACCCTGGGGCTCTTCATCACCATTGCCGTCATCGGAGCCGTCTGCGCCTTGCTGGGCCGGATGCTGGGGGACGTGAGTCCCTACTGGACCATCCTGGTGGGCCTGGTGCTGCTTTGGGTGGCCTGCGACATGATGGGAGTCCCGATCTGTCGGCTGCCCGGTGCCAATCTGGGCCGTTTCCCATTGCGGGGTCTTCCGGGCGCGCTGGTTCTGGGGCTTTCCTACGGCGTGCTTTCGGGTTCGTGCACCTTCGGTTTCATCGCCCCCATCCTGGCCGTCATCACCATCCAGCAGAAGATCCTCACCGGCCTGGGATACATCCTCTCTTTCGGCATCGGACACTGCCTGCCCATCGCGGTGGCGGGAAGCTTCACCGCCCTCATCCGGAAGGTCATGGAAAACGGCGTTTTTCAGGAGAGGAGCCAATGGTTTCGTCGGGCGGCCGGAGGGGCCATCGCTGTGCTGGGAATCTATTTCATCGTTCGGCCCTTTCTTTCCAGCTAG
- a CDS encoding HEPN domain-containing protein: protein MNNHEMAQAMLKRAAAIMEEAHFLYERAYWNLVVRRCQETVESALKAALIWAGIEVPRSHDVGPWLRREVHRFPEFFSKGDTKVGFHFTSLTSRTRVEFLRR, encoded by the coding sequence ATGAACAACCACGAAATGGCCCAAGCCATGTTGAAACGGGCCGCAGCCATCATGGAAGAAGCGCATTTTCTTTACGAAAGGGCTTATTGGAATCTGGTAGTCCGCCGTTGCCAGGAAACGGTGGAATCGGCCTTGAAGGCTGCGCTTATATGGGCTGGCATAGAAGTCCCGCGCAGTCATGATGTCGGTCCATGGCTTCGCCGAGAAGTCCATCGGTTTCCGGAGTTTTTTTCAAAAGGAGATACCAAGGTTGGCTTCCATTTCACGAGCCTTACGAGCAGAACAAGAGTTGAGTTTTTACGGAGATGA
- a CDS encoding MBL fold metallo-hydrolase encodes MPLEYPRVKVIKIGTLRLEPHERPGPTLFGLKGELGIGGGSTVTLVESDRVVLVDTGFDFEECGDETNRKRNAEILEFALRSSGVAPETVDAVFITHWHRDHFGNLSLFPRAEHLVSVPLWEKLGRPGFRPVKDGEEIADGVKVIYTPGHTDHHASVLVAGRLAGLRARIAVAGDAVISYSYFAQGKIWRHNADFYDHRQALESQTRLAELSDIIIPGHGVPFATAPRPKKPLVLKHPSC; translated from the coding sequence TTGCCTTTAGAATACCCGAGGGTGAAGGTAATAAAGATCGGCACCCTGCGCCTGGAGCCTCACGAGCGGCCCGGGCCCACCCTTTTCGGTCTAAAGGGGGAGCTGGGCATAGGCGGCGGGTCTACCGTCACGCTGGTGGAAAGCGACCGGGTGGTTCTGGTGGATACAGGCTTTGACTTCGAGGAATGTGGAGACGAGACCAATCGGAAGCGAAACGCTGAGATACTGGAGTTCGCCCTGCGGTCTTCTGGTGTTGCGCCGGAAACGGTGGACGCAGTTTTTATCACCCACTGGCATCGCGACCACTTCGGCAACCTGAGCCTCTTCCCCCGGGCCGAGCACCTGGTTTCTGTTCCTCTTTGGGAAAAACTGGGACGGCCGGGATTTAGGCCGGTAAAAGACGGCGAAGAGATTGCAGACGGCGTTAAGGTTATTTACACCCCCGGCCACACCGACCATCACGCTTCGGTGCTCGTCGCCGGACGTCTGGCCGGGCTGCGGGCCCGTATTGCCGTGGCAGGTGATGCGGTCATCTCTTACAGTTACTTCGCCCAGGGAAAGATATGGCGCCATAACGCAGACTTTTACGATCACCGTCAAGCTCTGGAGAGCCAAACCAGGTTAGCCGAGCTCTCCGATATTATCATACCGGGTCACGGCGTCCCGTTTGCGACTGCTCCCCGGCCGAAGAAGCCTTTAGTCCTGAAACATCCATCCTGTTAA
- a CDS encoding nucleotidyltransferase domain-containing protein, whose amino-acid sequence MSATQDVRQLNAHLLALARQYAEQIHDTLGENLVSVVLFGSVVRGETGPYSDIDLFIVLEDAPHGMIRRRALLEPAREALTPVLEELWDQDIYTDFVEIIRTRHEAQHFHPVYLDMTQESVLLYDKEGFMAGVLEQLRKRLQSLGARRKRVGRVHYWDLKPDLQPGEVIEL is encoded by the coding sequence ATGTCTGCAACACAGGATGTTCGACAACTCAATGCCCATCTCCTGGCATTGGCACGGCAATATGCTGAGCAAATCCATGATACCCTAGGTGAGAACCTGGTCTCGGTGGTGCTCTTCGGATCGGTGGTTCGTGGTGAGACCGGTCCCTATTCTGACATCGACCTCTTCATTGTGCTGGAGGACGCGCCCCATGGCATGATCCGTCGCCGCGCCTTGCTGGAACCCGCGCGCGAGGCTCTCACCCCTGTGCTGGAGGAACTCTGGGATCAGGATATCTACACCGACTTTGTGGAGATTATCCGCACGCGCCATGAAGCTCAACATTTCCATCCCGTTTATCTGGACATGACCCAGGAATCTGTCCTGCTCTACGACAAAGAAGGCTTCATGGCAGGTGTACTGGAGCAACTCCGGAAGCGCCTTCAGTCTCTCGGCGCCCGGCGCAAACGTGTCGGCAGGGTGCATTATTGGGACCTCAAACCTGACCTTCAACCGGGCGAGGTAATTGAGCTATGA
- a CDS encoding MlaC/ttg2D family ABC transporter substrate-binding protein, which translates to MLYNRIRTFGALILIGLFSAVSSVHGETGPMDVIKSGTQRVLNILNTCKPGETLTVAEYRAELEKIVDEYFDFDEMSIRVLGRHVRSFTPEQRSEFRDLFRELLFETYIDRYETYTCGGNEEVIYEGEVIREPYALVKTVVRGYKDTDVVVEYRLKKKPEGWKVYDVVVEGVSLIQNYRSQFNDILVRESSEQLLQRLRQKVNKG; encoded by the coding sequence ATGCTCTACAACAGAATAAGAACCTTTGGGGCACTGATTTTAATCGGTCTGTTTTCGGCAGTTTCATCTGTTCACGGAGAAACCGGCCCCATGGATGTAATTAAGTCCGGGACTCAGAGAGTTCTTAATATATTGAACACCTGCAAGCCCGGTGAAACTCTAACAGTCGCAGAGTATCGCGCAGAGCTGGAGAAGATAGTGGACGAGTACTTCGACTTTGATGAAATGTCCATCAGGGTTCTCGGAAGGCATGTCAGATCTTTCACTCCGGAACAGCGTTCGGAGTTTAGAGATCTCTTTCGGGAGCTTCTTTTCGAGACTTACATAGACAGATATGAGACCTACACGTGCGGCGGGAACGAGGAGGTCATATACGAAGGCGAGGTTATCAGGGAGCCTTATGCATTGGTTAAGACTGTAGTAAGAGGTTACAAGGATACTGATGTAGTGGTTGAATACCGGCTTAAAAAGAAACCTGAGGGCTGGAAGGTTTATGATGTTGTAGTTGAGGGTGTCAGCTTAATCCAGAATTATCGGAGCCAGTTTAACGATATTCTCGTCAGAGAAAGTAGCGAGCAATTGTTGCAAAGGCTTCGACAGAAAGTAAATAAAGGATGA
- a CDS encoding efflux RND transporter permease subunit: MSPHGWALRNPWAVLVGALLTAVVGLRAFFTLPTEYFPDTNPPQAAVIIVEPGAAAVDVSRRITEVVKKELASISGLTKLSSTSRDEVASINAQFGYGKPVGQAVVDIQNALSRIRAQLPADILEPRIYPVTDATRPVLTLALRPKPGSSLDLPHIRLLADNDIKDFLLNLPGVADVDTFGGHRMQVNVWLDRDRLEAYGLTAKDVMDAIRAQNITTPAGLMENEDGEALVKTIGEFRDLRDIRDCVVKRSRDAHVRVRDVARVELGIEDLRSLYHGNGEPAIAVNVLRADGGNVMAVIRTVKAALPRMQERWPDIRFEITNDQQPLIDRNTTGMRASLYMSIALTVLIIFLFLADVRSSTIALVSIPLSFLFAVAILGLTGHTLNIVTLSGLIIATGMVVDATVVVVENIHRHQKICPHDARQCVEGAVGEILLSITAGMLTTVVMLIPIMFSGGYVQQVLRRFTLTLAYALVGSLLVAVFVVPPLALKLIGGADRSGRRRNFLERSVLPFNAAVDALADFYVRVLRAALGRRWLAMAAAVVCFVLTMKIVPPLIGRELMPPMDTGIMNILFELPPSASVAQVEKTLTQVERILREEPSVRMISSVVGSEPGEISFGAGGQTAQKAFLIVTLTTRDQRDRTIWEIEDEWREKISALPGIRSLQIYEYGATPMATSRAPIDLVVMGGHRAEDLSRAAARIMEKLEGVPGLVDVVPGWWLDKEEVHVRVDPRTARLYDVSPADVASALRAAVGGVPVSGLRLKGFLDIPIRVAYDDVWVRSPKRLGEIPIATPKGPVPLRTLAEIRRSTTQTLITREDLQNTIDITAYNRTRRINQVLGEIGARLKEVKLPGNLHIKVSGTAADMRESMQRVMKAVLLGLVLLVVLLVGTFRSFSLPLPILVAIPLAVIGSMWGLLLLGKPMCMPAVMGILLLAGVVINNSIFLIDFIRQALAEGMDRNEALEQAVRLRLRPVLMTTVSTFVGMLPMILETAVGLERMSPLATAAGFGLLVGTVMTLVITPVTYTLLDDLGRLAARLWR; encoded by the coding sequence ATGAGTCCGCACGGATGGGCCCTGCGAAACCCGTGGGCCGTGCTGGTGGGAGCGCTTCTCACGGCCGTGGTGGGACTTCGGGCCTTCTTCACCCTGCCCACGGAATACTTTCCCGACACCAACCCGCCCCAGGCGGCGGTCATCATCGTGGAACCGGGCGCCGCCGCCGTGGATGTGAGCCGGCGCATCACGGAAGTGGTGAAAAAGGAACTGGCGAGCATCTCGGGGCTCACCAAACTTTCGTCCACATCACGCGATGAGGTGGCCTCCATCAACGCCCAGTTCGGCTACGGGAAGCCCGTGGGCCAGGCGGTGGTGGACATCCAAAACGCCCTGAGCCGCATCCGGGCGCAACTGCCGGCCGACATCCTGGAACCGCGCATCTATCCCGTGACGGACGCCACCCGACCGGTGCTCACCCTGGCCCTTCGCCCCAAGCCCGGCTCTTCCTTGGACCTCCCCCATATCCGGCTTCTGGCCGACAACGACATCAAGGACTTCCTCTTGAATCTGCCGGGTGTGGCGGATGTGGACACCTTCGGTGGCCACCGCATGCAGGTGAACGTTTGGCTCGACCGGGATCGCCTGGAAGCCTACGGTCTGACGGCCAAAGATGTGATGGACGCCATCCGGGCGCAAAACATCACCACACCGGCGGGACTCATGGAAAACGAGGACGGCGAGGCTCTGGTCAAGACCATCGGGGAGTTTCGGGATCTTCGGGACATCCGCGACTGCGTCGTCAAAAGGAGCCGGGACGCCCATGTGCGCGTGCGGGATGTGGCGCGCGTGGAGCTGGGCATCGAGGACCTTCGGAGCCTCTATCATGGAAACGGGGAACCGGCCATCGCCGTCAATGTGCTCCGGGCGGACGGGGGCAACGTCATGGCGGTCATCCGAACGGTGAAGGCGGCGCTTCCCCGAATGCAGGAGCGCTGGCCGGATATTCGGTTCGAAATCACCAACGACCAGCAGCCTCTCATCGACCGGAACACCACCGGCATGCGCGCCTCCCTTTACATGTCCATCGCCCTCACCGTCCTCATCATCTTTCTGTTCCTGGCGGATGTACGCTCATCCACCATTGCGCTGGTGAGCATTCCCCTGTCGTTTCTTTTCGCCGTTGCCATATTGGGTCTTACGGGGCATACGCTGAACATCGTGACCCTTTCGGGCCTCATCATCGCCACGGGGATGGTGGTGGATGCCACGGTCGTGGTGGTGGAAAACATCCATCGCCACCAGAAGATCTGCCCCCACGACGCCCGGCAGTGCGTGGAAGGGGCCGTGGGGGAGATACTTCTTTCCATTACGGCGGGGATGCTCACCACGGTGGTGATGCTCATCCCCATCATGTTTTCGGGCGGGTACGTACAGCAGGTGCTTCGCCGCTTCACGCTCACTCTGGCCTACGCCCTGGTGGGATCCCTGCTGGTGGCCGTCTTCGTGGTGCCTCCTCTGGCCCTGAAGCTCATCGGAGGGGCGGACCGCAGCGGACGCCGACGAAACTTCTTGGAGCGTTCGGTTCTCCCCTTCAACGCGGCGGTGGACGCCCTGGCGGACTTCTACGTCAGGGTGCTTCGCGCGGCCCTTGGAAGACGCTGGCTTGCCATGGCGGCGGCCGTCGTCTGCTTCGTCCTCACCATGAAGATCGTTCCGCCGCTCATCGGCCGGGAACTCATGCCGCCCATGGACACGGGCATCATGAACATCCTCTTCGAGCTTCCCCCGTCGGCGTCGGTGGCTCAGGTGGAAAAGACCCTCACGCAGGTGGAAAGGATCCTCCGGGAAGAACCCAGTGTGCGCATGATCTCGTCCGTGGTGGGGTCGGAACCGGGGGAGATTTCCTTCGGAGCGGGCGGCCAGACGGCTCAGAAGGCCTTTCTCATCGTCACGCTCACCACCCGCGATCAGCGGGACCGCACCATCTGGGAGATCGAAGACGAGTGGCGCGAGAAGATTTCCGCTCTTCCCGGCATCCGATCGCTTCAGATCTACGAGTACGGAGCGACGCCCATGGCCACGTCCCGGGCGCCCATCGATCTGGTGGTGATGGGAGGGCATCGGGCGGAGGATCTGAGCCGAGCCGCGGCCCGGATCATGGAAAAGCTTGAGGGCGTACCGGGTTTGGTGGACGTGGTGCCCGGCTGGTGGCTGGACAAGGAGGAGGTCCACGTGCGCGTGGATCCCCGAACGGCGCGCCTTTACGATGTCAGTCCGGCGGACGTGGCTTCGGCGCTCCGCGCCGCGGTGGGGGGCGTGCCCGTTTCCGGGCTCCGCTTGAAGGGGTTTCTGGACATTCCCATACGCGTGGCCTACGACGATGTGTGGGTTCGATCGCCCAAACGGCTGGGAGAGATTCCGATCGCCACGCCCAAGGGGCCCGTGCCCCTTCGAACTCTGGCGGAGATCCGGCGGAGCACCACGCAGACGCTCATCACGCGCGAGGACCTTCAGAACACCATCGACATCACGGCCTACAACCGCACCCGGAGGATCAACCAGGTTTTGGGTGAGATCGGTGCGCGGCTGAAAGAGGTGAAGCTTCCGGGCAACCTGCACATCAAGGTGAGCGGGACGGCGGCGGACATGAGGGAGAGCATGCAGCGGGTCATGAAGGCGGTGCTGCTGGGACTGGTCCTCCTCGTGGTGCTTCTCGTGGGAACCTTTCGCTCCTTCAGCCTGCCGCTTCCGATTCTGGTGGCCATTCCGCTGGCCGTCATCGGATCCATGTGGGGCCTGCTGCTCTTGGGAAAGCCCATGTGCATGCCCGCCGTGATGGGGATCCTGCTGCTGGCGGGCGTGGTCATCAACAACTCCATCTTCCTCATCGATTTCATCCGCCAGGCCCTGGCGGAAGGGATGGATCGCAACGAGGCCCTAGAGCAGGCGGTGCGCCTTCGGCTTCGGCCCGTGCTCATGACCACCGTCTCCACCTTCGTGGGCATGCTGCCCATGATCCTGGAAACCGCGGTGGGTCTCGAGCGCATGTCGCCACTGGCCACGGCGGCCGGCTTCGGTCTGCTGGTGGGAACGGTCATGACCCTGGTGATCACGCCGGTGACCTATACGCTCCTGGACGACCTGGGACGGCTGGCCGCCCGCCTGTGGAGGTAA
- a CDS encoding ThiF family adenylyltransferase, with amino-acid sequence MSLSPHSVWSTDHLDSNDPLQQRWNIRQVPFHDRPEDIHTLDLKEVAGLPDEKVLPVPVYRLWNTFSTRKSYLTTVGYPMSNLQDLKKRELVLIDPDVIEPHNLNRMPYTVAQVGMLKVEALAELVAERRPACVLHLFPYIYQEVEGLLPPRIDWFVDCTDNLLVKERATKEKLWWYLKLGYDGFYITWDRTGELPWEDGEVRGYGTVPSFVGTPQFLAALAVIVITARLDLGTYLYSGDLREAIRRVFQQA; translated from the coding sequence GTGTCCCTATCCCCTCACTCGGTCTGGAGCACCGACCACCTGGACTCGAACGACCCGCTTCAGCAACGTTGGAACATCCGCCAGGTGCCGTTTCACGACCGCCCGGAGGATATCCACACCCTGGACCTCAAAGAAGTGGCCGGGTTGCCGGACGAAAAGGTACTACCCGTCCCGGTGTATAGGCTGTGGAACACGTTTTCGACCAGGAAAAGTTATCTCACGACTGTAGGCTACCCAATGAGTAACCTGCAAGACCTGAAAAAGCGGGAACTTGTCCTTATTGATCCGGACGTTATTGAGCCCCACAATCTCAACCGGATGCCCTACACGGTTGCTCAGGTAGGGATGCTCAAGGTTGAAGCCTTAGCAGAGCTTGTTGCCGAGCGGCGCCCGGCGTGCGTGCTGCATCTTTTTCCGTACATCTACCAGGAGGTGGAAGGACTGCTGCCGCCGAGGATCGATTGGTTTGTGGACTGCACCGATAACCTGCTGGTAAAAGAACGCGCGACAAAGGAGAAACTGTGGTGGTATCTGAAGCTCGGCTACGACGGCTTTTACATCACCTGGGACCGCACGGGCGAACTGCCCTGGGAGGACGGGGAAGTCCGGGGCTATGGCACGGTGCCGAGCTTTGTCGGCACGCCACAGTTCTTGGCCGCCCTGGCGGTGATCGTGATTACTGCGCGCCTTGACCTCGGCACCTACCTATATTCCGGTGACCTGCGGGAGGCGATCCGCCGTGTTTTTCAGCAGGCATAG